The following are encoded together in the Streptomyces tsukubensis genome:
- a CDS encoding PPOX class F420-dependent oxidoreductase encodes MVLKELGSAKYVNITTYRKDGSAVATPVWVAPDGEKLIVWTRDDSWKVKRIKRDPRVEVAACDARGRVKEGAARAHGAAEVLPKSELTRARKLLSRKYTWQFWLLDTPATLFRRGKRPHVAISIALGAKAEAD; translated from the coding sequence ATGGTCCTCAAAGAGCTCGGCAGCGCCAAGTACGTGAACATCACCACCTACCGCAAGGACGGCAGCGCCGTCGCCACACCCGTATGGGTCGCCCCCGACGGCGAGAAGCTCATCGTCTGGACGCGCGACGACTCCTGGAAGGTCAAACGGATCAAGCGTGACCCCCGCGTCGAAGTGGCCGCCTGTGACGCCCGGGGCCGGGTCAAGGAAGGCGCGGCCCGTGCGCACGGCGCAGCCGAGGTGCTCCCCAAGTCGGAGCTGACACGCGCGCGGAAACTGCTCTCCCGCAAGTACACCTGGCAGTTCTGGCTGCTGGACACCCCCGCCACGCTCTTCAGGCGCGGAAAGCGTCCGCACGTCGCCATCTCGATCGCGTTGGGCGCCAAGGCCGAGGCCGATTAG
- a CDS encoding PepSY domain-containing protein — MNPTHRPAPRRRPARALATLVTVAACALTVTACGGSDGGGSDSGGQASGAASTNGSAASGSPSVSPTGSPSLDDDAREHADLLAATKVKAADAAKTALAVKSGTRLSELELERSGRGTPYWEGTLVEKDGTAFMVRVAADTGKAGALSGSDDNDSEDRSERMELLDASTITAAQAADKAAERSPGTPVHIDLDDERGRPVWQVSVVAPRTYQETEVDISAKDGNVLREKTED, encoded by the coding sequence ATGAACCCCACACACCGTCCTGCCCCGCGTCGTCGGCCGGCCCGTGCGCTGGCCACGCTCGTCACCGTCGCGGCCTGCGCCCTGACCGTCACGGCCTGCGGAGGCTCGGACGGCGGTGGTTCCGACAGCGGCGGGCAAGCCTCCGGCGCCGCGTCCACCAACGGTTCCGCCGCCTCGGGCTCGCCCTCCGTCTCCCCCACCGGCTCACCTTCGCTCGACGACGACGCCAGGGAACACGCCGACCTGCTGGCCGCCACCAAGGTCAAGGCGGCCGACGCCGCGAAGACGGCACTGGCCGTGAAGTCGGGAACCCGCCTCAGCGAGCTGGAACTCGAAAGGTCGGGGCGAGGGACGCCCTACTGGGAGGGCACCCTGGTGGAGAAGGACGGCACCGCGTTCATGGTGCGCGTCGCGGCCGACACCGGTAAGGCGGGCGCGCTGAGCGGCTCCGACGACAACGACTCGGAGGACCGCTCGGAACGTATGGAGCTGCTGGACGCGAGCACCATCACGGCCGCGCAGGCGGCGGACAAGGCGGCGGAGCGCAGTCCGGGCACCCCCGTCCACATCGATCTGGACGACGAGCGGGGCCGGCCTGTGTGGCAGGTCTCCGTCGTGGCGCCCCGGACCTATCAGGAGACCGAGGTCGACATCTCCGCCAAGGACGGCAACGTACTGCGGGAGAAGACGGAGGACTGA
- a CDS encoding CocE/NonD family hydrolase yields the protein MGHPRKAGRQLGRSPGRQAPSRRLGPPPSRSARTARLPRATAAGALCALLLAGAAVTPAQAGDAPGTARAAQAAQATAGIRFVDIPGDGGTVLKANVVTPSGAAPAGGHPVVILPTSWAIPQVEYLAQAQKLADTGYVVVSYNSRGFWQSGGEIEVGGPKDIGDASKVIDWTLANTPANPGKVGMAGVSYGAGIGLLAAAHDPRVKAVAALSGWGDLIDSIYSGRTQHSQAAALLGGSGYLTGRPGPELQQILSDFLGSNLAKEDEMIAWGKKRSPSTYLDALNKNGAALLLGNAWGDTIFPPNQYADFFEKLTVPKRLELRPGDHATSELTGLLGLPNDTWTDTRRWFDHYLKGEDNGVDREQPVKISSRSGGGYENYPDWKSVGPDREKLDLAGTTTIHANVDSGANGGIVLLSNALDQLTRIPPIASVPLLPRRYAAVWQSEKYGTEQRVRGTAKLHTTLTSTKESGTLVAYLYDVGPLGLGKLVSNAPYTFHGKTPGRPFGVDLELFSTAYDVPAGHRLAMVVDTVDPLYIEHNPSGAQLTFSSPAADPSYLSVPLREQ from the coding sequence ATGGGACACCCGCGCAAGGCCGGCCGACAGCTCGGCCGGTCCCCGGGGCGTCAGGCTCCGAGCCGCCGCCTCGGCCCGCCACCCAGCCGTTCGGCGCGGACGGCGAGACTCCCCCGCGCGACGGCGGCGGGCGCGCTCTGCGCCCTGCTGCTCGCCGGAGCCGCGGTCACTCCGGCGCAGGCCGGTGACGCCCCCGGGACCGCCAGGGCGGCGCAGGCCGCACAGGCGACGGCAGGCATCCGCTTCGTCGACATCCCGGGCGACGGGGGCACCGTACTCAAGGCCAATGTCGTCACCCCGTCCGGCGCCGCGCCCGCGGGCGGCCACCCCGTCGTCATACTGCCCACGAGCTGGGCGATCCCGCAGGTGGAGTACCTGGCGCAGGCGCAGAAACTGGCCGACACCGGCTATGTCGTCGTGAGTTACAACTCGCGCGGCTTCTGGCAGTCGGGCGGCGAGATCGAGGTGGGCGGGCCGAAGGACATCGGTGACGCGTCCAAGGTCATCGACTGGACCCTGGCCAACACCCCGGCGAACCCCGGGAAGGTAGGCATGGCGGGTGTCTCGTACGGAGCGGGGATCGGTCTCCTCGCCGCCGCCCACGACCCGCGGGTCAAGGCCGTCGCGGCCCTCAGCGGGTGGGGCGACCTGATCGACTCGATCTACAGCGGACGCACCCAGCACTCCCAGGCGGCGGCGCTCCTCGGCGGCTCCGGCTACCTCACGGGACGGCCCGGACCCGAACTCCAGCAGATCCTGAGCGACTTCCTCGGCTCCAATCTCGCCAAGGAGGACGAGATGATCGCCTGGGGCAAGAAGCGCTCTCCCTCGACCTACCTCGACGCCCTCAACAAGAACGGCGCGGCCCTGCTGCTGGGCAACGCCTGGGGCGACACGATCTTCCCGCCCAACCAGTACGCCGACTTCTTCGAGAAGCTCACCGTCCCCAAGCGACTCGAACTGCGCCCCGGCGACCACGCCACCTCGGAGCTGACCGGACTCCTCGGCCTGCCCAACGACACCTGGACCGACACCCGGCGCTGGTTCGACCACTACCTCAAGGGCGAGGACAACGGCGTCGACCGCGAACAGCCCGTCAAGATCTCGTCCCGCTCGGGCGGCGGCTACGAGAACTATCCGGACTGGAAATCGGTCGGCCCCGACCGCGAGAAACTCGACCTGGCGGGCACCACGACCATCCACGCCAACGTCGACTCCGGCGCCAACGGCGGCATCGTGCTGCTCTCCAACGCGCTCGACCAGCTCACGAGGATCCCGCCCATCGCCTCTGTGCCGCTGCTGCCGCGCCGCTACGCCGCCGTCTGGCAGTCGGAGAAGTACGGCACCGAGCAGCGGGTACGGGGAACGGCGAAACTGCATACGACCCTCACCAGTACCAAGGAGAGCGGCACCCTCGTCGCGTACCTGTACGACGTGGGGCCGCTCGGCCTCGGCAAGCTGGTCAGCAACGCGCCGTACACCTTCCACGGCAAGACGCCCGGCCGGCCGTTCGGCGTGGACCTGGAGCTGTTCTCCACGGCCTACGACGTCCCGGCCGGACACCGCCTCGCGATGGTCGTCGACACGGTCGACCCGCTCTACATCGAGCACAACCCGTCCGGCGCGCAGCTGACCTTCTCCTCACCCGCGGCCGACCCGTCCTACCTGTCGGTACCGCTGCGCGAACAGTGA
- the ggt gene encoding gamma-glutamyltransferase encodes MRRPFARNKPALSLLSACAVTAGLLTAGAAPPAVATPGAATVRSPHKEPVATGYGGAVSSVDADASAAGIEVLRKGGNAVDAAVATAAALGVTEPYSAGLGGGGYFVYYDARTHRVHTLDGRETAPLSADADLFVENGKPIPFADAVTSGLGVGTPGTPATWRDALRAWGGKSLRQVLAPATKLARNGFTVDETFRSQTASNEERFADFPATAELFLPGGAPPKVGSTLKNPDLARTYDELSRKGMDPLYKGDIAEDIVRTVNKPPLDPASDRVARPGDLTRKDLRSYAAKRQAPTRTGYRGLDVYSIAPSSSGGTTVGEALNILERTNLSKASREKYLHRYIEASRIAFADRGRWVGDPVFESVPAKGLLSQRFADARSCLIKDDAVLESPLAPGDPRHPAACSTAGEAAPTTYEGENTTHLTTADKWGNVVSYTLTIEQTGGSGITVPGRGFLLNNELTDFSFAPADPAVHDPNLPGPGKRPRSSIAPTIVLDHGAPVLALGSPGGATIITTVLQTLTNFVDRGMPLVDAIAAPRASQRNAASTELEPGLWNSPVRGKLTAIGHSFTQNPEIGAATGVQRLKDGRWLAAAETQRRGGGSAMVVRPSR; translated from the coding sequence ATGCGTCGCCCATTCGCACGAAACAAGCCCGCCCTCTCCCTGCTCTCGGCGTGCGCCGTCACCGCGGGGCTGCTCACCGCGGGAGCGGCGCCACCCGCGGTCGCCACGCCGGGCGCGGCGACCGTGAGATCCCCGCACAAGGAGCCCGTCGCCACCGGCTACGGCGGCGCCGTCTCCAGCGTCGACGCCGACGCCTCCGCCGCCGGGATCGAGGTGCTGCGCAAGGGCGGCAACGCCGTGGACGCGGCCGTCGCCACCGCCGCCGCCCTCGGGGTCACCGAGCCCTACTCCGCGGGGCTCGGCGGCGGAGGGTACTTCGTGTACTACGACGCGAGGACCCACCGCGTGCACACCCTCGACGGACGCGAGACCGCCCCGCTGAGCGCCGACGCCGATCTCTTCGTGGAGAACGGCAAGCCCATTCCGTTCGCGGACGCGGTCACGAGCGGCCTGGGCGTCGGCACTCCGGGCACCCCCGCCACCTGGCGGGACGCCCTGCGCGCGTGGGGCGGCAAGTCGCTGCGCCAGGTGCTCGCACCGGCCACCAAGCTCGCGCGGAACGGCTTCACCGTCGACGAGACGTTCCGCTCACAGACCGCCTCGAACGAGGAACGGTTCGCCGACTTCCCCGCCACGGCGGAGCTGTTCCTGCCGGGCGGGGCACCCCCGAAGGTCGGTTCCACGCTGAAGAACCCCGACCTCGCGCGGACCTACGACGAGCTGAGCCGCAAGGGGATGGACCCGCTCTACAAGGGCGACATCGCCGAGGACATCGTCCGTACCGTCAACAAGCCGCCGCTCGACCCGGCCTCCGACCGTGTCGCCCGCCCCGGCGACCTCACCCGCAAGGACCTCCGGTCCTACGCGGCGAAGCGTCAGGCGCCGACCAGGACCGGCTACCGGGGCCTGGACGTCTACTCCATCGCCCCGTCCTCCTCCGGCGGTACGACCGTCGGCGAGGCCCTCAACATCCTGGAGCGCACGAACCTCTCCAAGGCCTCCCGCGAGAAATACCTGCACCGCTACATCGAGGCGAGCCGCATCGCCTTCGCCGACCGGGGCCGCTGGGTCGGTGACCCCGTCTTCGAATCCGTACCGGCCAAGGGGCTGCTCTCCCAGCGGTTCGCCGACGCGCGCTCCTGCCTCATCAAGGACGACGCCGTACTGGAGAGTCCCCTCGCCCCCGGAGACCCGCGCCACCCTGCGGCCTGCTCGACGGCGGGCGAGGCGGCGCCCACGACCTACGAGGGCGAGAACACCACGCACCTCACCACGGCCGACAAGTGGGGCAACGTCGTCTCCTACACCCTCACCATCGAACAGACCGGTGGCAGTGGGATCACCGTCCCCGGCAGGGGCTTCCTGCTCAACAACGAACTCACCGACTTCTCCTTCGCGCCCGCCGACCCGGCCGTGCACGACCCGAACCTGCCGGGGCCCGGCAAGCGCCCGCGCTCCTCGATCGCGCCGACCATCGTCCTCGACCACGGAGCGCCCGTCCTCGCCCTCGGCTCGCCGGGTGGCGCGACCATCATCACCACCGTGCTCCAGACGCTCACCAACTTCGTGGACCGCGGGATGCCCCTGGTGGACGCCATCGCCGCACCGCGCGCCAGTCAGCGCAACGCGGCCTCCACGGAACTCGAACCAGGACTGTGGAACAGCCCGGTCCGAGGGAAACTCACCGCGATCGGGCACTCCTTCACCCAGAACCCCGAGATCGGCGCGGCCACCGGCGTGCAGCGGCTGAAGGACGGACGCTGGCTGGCGGCGGCCGAGACGCAGCGCAGGGGCGGCGGCTCGGCGATGGTGGTGCGCCCGTCGCGCTGA